From the Clostridiisalibacter paucivorans DSM 22131 genome, the window AGAAGGCAGATTTAAAGATGAAATAGTACCAGTAGAAGTACCACAGAGAAAGGGAGATCCAATACTAGTAGATACAGATGAGCATCCTAAATTTGGATCAACAATAGAAAAACTAGGAAAATTGAGACCAGCATTTAAAAAGGGTGGAACAGTAACAGCAGGAAATGCATCAGGAATAAATGATGGAGCAGCAGCATTGATAGTAATGTCTAAAGAAAAGGCAGATGAATTGGGCATTAAGCCATTGGCAACAATCAAGGGATATGGTTCAGCAGCATTAGATCCAGCAATAATGGGATATGGACCAGTGCCAGCAACTAGAAAGGCATTGAAAAAAGCAGGATTAAAGGTAGAGGACTTAGACTTAGTAGAAGCAAATGAGGCATTTGCAGCTCAATCATTGGCAGTAGTAAAAGACCTAGGATTAGATACAGAAAAGACCAATGTAAATGGTGGAGCAATAGCATTGGGACACCCAATAGGTGCATCAGGAGCTAGAATATTGGTAACACTATTATATGAGATGATAAAAAGAGATTCAAAATTAGGATTGGCAACACTTTGTATAGGTGGAGGTCAAGGTACATCACTTATAGTTGAAATGTAATATGTAAAAGCAGGGAATATTCCCTGCTTTTAGTTCTTAGTTCTCAGCTCCTGGTTCTTAGGAAGCATAAGGTACTACACACCTCTACCAAGAACCAAGAACCAAGAACCAAGAACCAAGAACCAAGAACCAAGAACCAAGAACTAAGAACTAAGAGCTAAGAACCAAGAACTAGAAAACACACTTCCAGTTGAAAATAAAGTGGATTAATGATATAATCTTAATGTTTTATAGTATAATGACAAGACTATGTTAAAAACTAGTAATAACAACTGGAGAGAAGGTGTCTAATTAGATGAAGCATTTTATAAAGGTGTTTTCCATAGCATTCCTTTGCTTTATGCTGGCATTTGGGGCAGGAATGTTTACTTATGTAAAATTTGCAAATACTGCAGATAGTGCCGATGCAAACGACAATAACCCTGATGAAGATAGTGAACAAGAATTGATAGAGGATGAAGGCCTCAGTCCCTTTGAAAGAGCTGTAAAACATAGCGAAAGGGTAAATGTGGTGCTTTTAGGTTTAGAGGGGCCTAGAACAGATACTATAATGTTTGCTAGTTTTGACCCCGAGACCAATAAAGTAGACATGATATCTATTCCTAGGGACACATATTATGCAGATAAGGGTTATCCTCAAGGTGACCAAAAGAAGATAAATGCAAAGTATGGTAGGAGTGGAGTGGAAGGTACTAAAAAAGCTATTGAAAATATATTAAAGGTACCAGTACACAATTATGTAAGTGTTACTTATAACGGAGTAGAGAGTATAGTAGATGCTTTAGGGGGAGTAGAAGTAAATGTACCCTTCCATATGGTTTACCGAGACACTACTCCAGGTAGAAAGCCATTATATATAAATATACCTAAAGGAAGACAAACTCTTGATGGAAAAAATGCAGTTAAATTCTTAAGATATAGGAAAAGTAATGATGGGAGATCAGGGTATCCCGATGGTGATTTAGGTAGGATAAAGGCTCAACAAAAATTTGTACAATCAGCTATAAAAAAGGCATTTAGTTTCAGAATTATTTCAGTTGTAAATGCTACATTGGATCATGTTAAGACAGATATGAGTAAAACTGATATCCTCAAATATGGTACCAGTGCATGGGGAATAAATATGGATGATATATCTATGCATACCCTCCCAGGAAGACCTGCATATAGAAATGGATTAT encodes:
- a CDS encoding acetyl-CoA C-acyltransferase → EGRFKDEIVPVEVPQRKGDPILVDTDEHPKFGSTIEKLGKLRPAFKKGGTVTAGNASGINDGAAALIVMSKEKADELGIKPLATIKGYGSAALDPAIMGYGPVPATRKALKKAGLKVEDLDLVEANEAFAAQSLAVVKDLGLDTEKTNVNGGAIALGHPIGASGARILVTLLYEMIKRDSKLGLATLCIGGGQGTSLIVEM
- a CDS encoding LCP family protein; protein product: MKHFIKVFSIAFLCFMLAFGAGMFTYVKFANTADSADANDNNPDEDSEQELIEDEGLSPFERAVKHSERVNVVLLGLEGPRTDTIMFASFDPETNKVDMISIPRDTYYADKGYPQGDQKKINAKYGRSGVEGTKKAIENILKVPVHNYVSVTYNGVESIVDALGGVEVNVPFHMVYRDTTPGRKPLYINIPKGRQTLDGKNAVKFLRYRKSNDGRSGYPDGDLGRIKAQQKFVQSAIKKAFSFRIISVVNATLDHVKTDMSKTDILKYGTSAWGINMDDISMHTLPGRPAYRNGLSYFFHDPSGVRDLVEDIYGVKDETEKTPKEEEKETSD